CGAGCAGCGCGCCCGCCATCAATTACTGAGCTATCAGCTTGAAGAGCTGGAAAGCCTCGGCCTGGGCGAAACCGAGCTGGAGCAGTTGGAGCAGGAACACAAGAACCTCACCAATGCCGAGACCTTGCTGGGCATTTGCCGCCAAGTGGTAGAGCAATGCAGCGAAAGTGATTCAGGCAATGTGCTTAACGCGCTGACGGCAAGCCTCAATCGCCTGTCCAGCGTGAACAACGCCTCCGGCTCGCTGAATGAAGCCACCACGCTGCTGACCAGCGCACAGATCCAGGTCGAAGAAGCCGTAGGAGAGTTGAACCGCTTCCTCGATCACTTCGATGCTGACCCGGCTCGTTTGCAGGAGATAGAAGAACGCCTGGATACCATCTACACCCTGGCGCGCAAGCATCGCATCCAGCCCACCGAAGTGGCGACAATGCAGCAAAAACTGCTGGATGAAATCGAAACCCTGAACGCCAATGACGAATCCATTGAGCGCCTGGGCGACGAACTCGCTTCTTTCGCCAGGCATTATCACGAGAAAGCCCGCGAACTGAGCGAGCTGCGCCAACAAGCCGCCACAAGCCTGGCCAATGCCGTAGAGCAGGAGATTCAGCGCCTGGGCATGCCCGGCGGGCGCTTCACTATCGAGTTGCATGCCAACACCAGCAACGAACTGCAACCTCACGGCCTGGAGCAGGTAGAGCTGCTGGTCAGCGCCAACCCTGGCCAGCCACTCAAGGCACTGGCGAAAGTGGCGTCTGGTGGCGAGCTGTCGCGAATCAGCCTGGCGATCCAGGTGATTACCGCACAGACCTCTCGCGTCCCTACATTAGTGTTCGATGAAGTGGACGTGGGTATCGGCGGGCCGACTGCGGAGATTGTTGGCCAATTGCTGCGCCGTTTGGGGGAACGCGGCCAGGTCTTGACCGTGACTCACTTGCCACAAGTGGCCGCCCAGGGGCATCAACATTTATTTGTACATAAAGTACGCGGCAGCGATGCGACGCACACCGCTGTGTCGAAGCTGAATAAGTCGGAACGCGTGGAAGAAGTGGCACGAATGCTCGGCGGCATCGACCTGACCAAAGAATCTTTGGCACACGCGAAGAAAATGGTCGTGGCAGCCAAGGCGTAACCCGACAATTTCTTCTATTTAGAAAGCACGAAGGCGACCCTAGGGTCGCCTTCAATCGTTTTGCAGAGCAAATCTGCGTCGATTTTTACTTTTTCTTACGGATGTAAAGAACCAGATTATGGTCCACCAAATCGAAACCATGTTGCTCAGCGATCTGATGCTGGAGCTTCTCGATTTCCGGACTGGTGAACTCGATAACCTCATTGGTATCCAGGTCAACCATGTGATCGTGATGACCACCGTCAGCCAATTCGAACACCGCATGACCGCCGTCGAAATTATGACGAACCACCAGCCCTGCGGCTTCAAACTGGGTCAGCACACGGTAAACCGTGGCCAGGCCAACGTCCTCGTTAGACTCCATCAGCGCCTTGTAAACATCCTCGGCACTCATGTGGCGCTGCTCAGCAGAATCGAGCATTTGTAGAATCTTGACTCGTGGCAGAGTCACTTTAAGACCGGCTTTGCGTAGTTCGCTATTTTCAACCATGGTTAGCTTTCTCGCGGATGCTGCTTCGCAGCTTCTCTTAATACGGGTATGATCGGCGTTTACGTTGTCCCAGCCAAGATAGTGGAAGTCGCCCACCGATGCAAAACACCAAGCTCTTGCTAACCAGTTTCACCCTTGTGGGACTGCTCGCACTCGCCGGTTGTTCATTCCCCGGGGTTTACAAAATCGACATCCAGCAGGGCAATGTCGTCACGCAGGACATGATAGACCAGTTACGTCCGGGAATGACCCGACGGCAAGTACGGTTTATCATGGGCAATCCCCTGCTGACCGACACTTTTCATGCCGATCGCTGGGATTATCTCTACAGCATCCAGCCTGGTGGCGGTGAACGCCAGCAGGAGCGCGTCAGCGTCATCTTCAATGGCAATGACCAGCTTGTCAGCCTGTCCGGTGACTTCATGCCCGGCGTAAGCCGTGATGAAGCCTTGCTGGGCAAGGACAACGGCACCAACGTGACTGCGCCTGCGCAGGAAGCGGAGAAGCCGAAGTCCGAGGTTCCGGCCAAGCCTGGCTCCTTGCTGGATCAGATCCAGAAGGACGTCGACGGCGTGCAAACCGTTCCAGTCCCGACGCCACAGCCTCTGGACACCGCCCCGCAGTAATTTTGCGGCGCACAACAAAAAGCCCGGCATGCCGGGCTTTTTGTTGCCTGCCGATTGGCAGACTCAGGAATTGCGTTGCTTGGCCATCGCCGCCTTGACCGCGCGTAGCCTGCGCACTTCTTTAGGGTCTGCCAGCAAGGGCCGATAAATCTCAATACGATCACCCGGCTGCACGGCGCGCGCATCCGCATCGGCAACTACTTTACCGAATATCCCCAAGGGGCAATCAGCCAGCGTCAGTTGCGGAAACTGCGCTGCAATTCCCGACGCCTGCACCGCCGCCCTCAGGCTCGTGCCCGACGGCACCGTCACCGCCAACAGGACCTGGCGATCCTCAGCGGCATACACCACTTCAATCTCAACCATGCAGTTGCTTGGCCCGCTGACAAAATGCATCCACCAACGTATTGGCAGCCTGATTGAACAAAGGCCCCAACGTCGCCCGCACGATGGGCCCCGCGTAATCAAAGGACAAATCGAGGCTTATCTTGCAGGCCTTGTCAGTCAGCGCCTTGAATACCCACACACCGTGCAGTTGGGTGAACGGCCCTTCCTGCAGGTTCATTTCAATGGATTGCCCAGGCACCAGGATATTGCGCGTAACAAAATGCTGACTCATACCCGCCTTGGCGACGCCGACACTGGCAACCATATGCTCGTCGCTGCTCTCCAGCACCTCGGCGGCAGAGCACCACGGCAGGAATTCCGGGTAACGCGCCACGTCGTTGACCAGGTCATAGAGCGCCTGTGCCGGATAAGGCAGTAAGGCCGAACGTTGAATGTGCGTCGTCATGTGCGCGTTACTTCCACTGCTGAGGCAAACATCGCGAAAGAACAGCCCAATCCGCGAGAGAAAAAAACCGAAGAACTGCCGGTATTGTCCGGGATTCGTCCAACACGCTCAAGCACGCAGGTTGACCGTAGCCGACACGCTCGCAACTCCCTATAATGCCGCCCCTATGGCTAAACAAAAGAAACACCCCACAGGGACCATCGCGCAAAATAAAAAGGCGCGACACGATTACTTCATCGAACATCGGTTCGAGGCTGGTCTGGTCCTGGCCGGCTGGGAAGTAAAAAGTCTGCGCGCCAGCAAGCTGCAACTGGTCGACAGCTACGTATTGCTCAAAGATGGCGAGGCCTGGCTGCTCGGCAGTCATATCACCCCGCTGACCACCGCGAGCACCCACGTGATTGCCGACCCGGTGCGCACGCGCAAGCTATTGCTCAACGCACGCGAACTGGAAAAGCTCGCCGCCGCCGTACAGCAGAAAGGCTATGCCTGCATCTGCCTGTCCTGGTATTGGAGCAAGCACCTGGTCAAGTGTGAGATCGCACTGGGCAAGGGTAAAAAGGAATACGACAAGCGCGATACCGAGCGTGAACGCGACTCCAACCGTGAGCTGCATCGCGCCGTGCGCAACAAGGGCAAGGAAGACTAGCCCTTGTGACGATGTAGCCTGGGGTGAACACCCCGGGCTATATGCCTTTACGCCGCTCCGCCCGAGCCACGCGCTGAACTTCCTGACGCACTTCTTCCAACACTTCCTGCACATACAGCAGGTGACGTGTTGAGACTTCTCGCGCCTGCTCGGCCCGCCCCTCAATAATCGCCAGGTACAAATCCCGATGCTGACCGATCAGCATGTCGCGGGTTTCCGTGCGCTGCTGGTACATGCCGCCGATGTTGGTCACCACATTACGCTTGAGCAGGTCGAACAACCCGCGAATGGTGTGCAGCAACACGGCGTTATGACTGGCCTCGGCAATGGCCAAGTGAAACCGCGCATCCGCCGCGCCCTCTTCCGCCCGGCTCACTTCATCAACGCGCGTGTAGCAATCCTGTAACGCCTCAAACGCTGCGGTCAAACGCTCGCGGTCGACCTCCGTGGCGCGCTGCGCGGCGTAATACGCACATGACGCTTCAAGGGTCTGGCGAAACTCCAGCAGATCACGCTGAGCCTCGGGGTTATTTTCCAGAAGGTGCAGCAGCGGGTCACTGAACGTCGACCCCAAGGAATCCGCCACATAGTTGCCGCCGCCCTGGCGGCTGACCAGCAACCCCTTGGCCGCCAGCTTCTGGATCGCCTCACGCAACGATGGGCGCGACACGCCAAACTGCTCGGCCAGAGCGCGCTCGGCCGGCAAGCGCTCGCCCGACTTCAGCGTGCCCTCAAGGATCATGCCCTCAAGCTGCTCGACGATATCGTCAGACAAACGGCGCTGACGCACCTGATCAAACCCCATAACTCACTCTCCACAATCCCGACCACTCGCCGGGCCCTCTATTCTGGCCTATCCCCGCGCTTGCAGCACCTATCAGAACGCCTTCGATTGATCAGACCAGATCCCCTCGCCGCCTCACCAGCGCCTCATATTTCGCGAGCGGCAAATTGACACACCCCACCCAAGGCTTTTACTCTAGCCGACAGCGACTGTAAATTGGTATTACCAATTATCCAAGCTGACCAAACAACAACAATCAGGGGCCACCCCATATGCAAACCTGGCAACAGCTCTACAGCCCTCTCGGCAGCCTCGGCCTGTCCGCACTGGCCGCCGTTATTCCGATCGTGTTCTTCTTCCTCGCGCTGGCGGTTTTTCGGCTCAAAGGCCACGTCGCCGGCAGCATCACCTTGGCGCTGTCGATCCTGGTAGCGATCTTTGCCTTCCAGATGCCCGTGGACATGGCGCTGGCTGCTGCCGGTTATGGATTTGCCTACGGCCTGTGGCCTATCGCGTGGATCATCGTTGCGGCCGTATTCCTTTACAAACTGACGGTCAAGAGCGGTCAGTTCGAGATCATCCGCAGCTCGGTTTTGTCGATCACTGACGACCAACGTTTGCAGGTCTTGCTGATCGGCTTCTGCTTCGGTGCCTTCCTGGAAGGTGCCGCCGGTTTCGGTGCACCCGTGGCCATCACCGCTGCACTGCTGGTCGGCCTGGGTTTCAACCCACTGTACGCCGCCGGCCTGTGCCTGATCGCCAACACCGCGCCAGTGGCCTTCGGCGCACTGGGCATTCCGATCATTGTCGCCGGGCAAGTCACCGGCATCGACGCGTTTAAAATCGGCGCCATGACCGGTCGCCAGCTGCCACTGCTGTCGCTGTTCGTGCCGTTCTGGCTGGTGTTCATGATGGACGGCCTGCGCGGCGTTCGCGAAACCTGGCCAGCCGCACTGGTGGCCGGCCTGAGCTTTGCCGTTACTCAATACTTCACTTCCAATTTCATCGGCCCGGAACTGCCGGACATCACCTCAGCCCTGGCCAGCCTGATTGCCCTGACGCTGTTCCTGAAAGTCTGGCAACCCAAGCGCACCGCGGGCGCGCAGATTGCCGGCGCCACGTCCAGCGCCGCGGTTACCGCCAGTGTCGGCGGCTTCGGTCAGCCTCGCCAAACGGTCGCTTCGCCCTACAGCCTGGGGCAAATTTTCAAGGCCTGGTCGCCGTTCCTGATCCTGACCGTATTGGTCACCATCTGGACGCTCAAGCCGTTCAAGGCAATGTTCGCGGCGGGCGGTTCGATGTACAGCTGGGTCTTCAACTTTGCGATCCCGCACCTGGATCAATTGGTGATCAAAGTCGCCCCCATCGTTACCAACCCGACGGCGATCCCAGCCGTGTTCAAGCTGGACCCGATTTCAGCCACCGGCACCGCGATTTTCTTTTCCGCATTGATTTCGATGCTGGTGCTTAAAATCGACGTTAAAACTGGTCTTACCACTTTAAAAGAGACCTTCTACGAGCTGCGCTGGCCGATTCTGTCGATCGGCATGGTGCTGGCGTTCGCCTTCGTCACCAACTACTCCGGCATGTCCTCGACCATGGCACTGGTGTTGGCTGGCACCGGCGCGGCTTTCCCGTTCTTCTCGCCTTTCCTCGGCTGGCTGGGGGTTTTCCTGACGGGCTCCGACACCTCGTCCAACGCCCTGTTCAGCTCGCTGCAAGCCACCACTGCGCACCAGATCGGCGTCAACGACGTGTTGTTGGTCGCCGCCAATACCAGCGGCGGCGTGACCGGCAAGATGATCTCGCCGCAGTCGATCGCCGTGGCCTGTGCGGCTACCGGCCTGGTCGGCAAAGAATCTGATCTGTTCCGCTTTACCCTCAAGCACAGCCTGTTCTTCGCCACCATCGTCGGGCTGATCACGCTGGCGCAGGCCTACTGGTTCACCGGTATGCTGGTGCACTGAGACGTGCACGTAATAGGGTAAGAATCGACGCCGGACAACCATGCCGGCGTCTGCCATTTCTGGAGGACCGATGAGCCTGCCTGCTGCTTTCCTGAGCAACGTCGCACAACTGATCCCGAAAGATCGCCGCTTCGACGATCCACTTTCCACCCTCGCTTTCGGCACCGACGCCAGCTTTTACCGACTCATCCCACAGCTGGTGGTTCGCGTGGAGTCGGAGGACGAAGTGGTGGCACTGCTGCAATTGGCCCAACGTGATCGCGTGCCCGTGACCTTC
The sequence above is a segment of the Pseudomonas sp. R76 genome. Coding sequences within it:
- the recN gene encoding DNA repair protein RecN, with protein sequence MLVHLSVHNYAIVEHLDLELDRGMSVITGETGAGKSIMLDALGLTLGDRADSGVVRPGADKADILATFDLADIPEAETWLAERDLNNEGPCILRRVITAEGRSRGYINGTPCPLGDLKALGELLIDIHSQHEHQSLLKTDTHRRLLDEYAGATDLARQVQLAAQRWRQTRQELERLSNSGDEQRARHQLLSYQLEELESLGLGETELEQLEQEHKNLTNAETLLGICRQVVEQCSESDSGNVLNALTASLNRLSSVNNASGSLNEATTLLTSAQIQVEEAVGELNRFLDHFDADPARLQEIEERLDTIYTLARKHRIQPTEVATMQQKLLDEIETLNANDESIERLGDELASFARHYHEKARELSELRQQAATSLANAVEQEIQRLGMPGGRFTIELHANTSNELQPHGLEQVELLVSANPGQPLKALAKVASGGELSRISLAIQVITAQTSRVPTLVFDEVDVGIGGPTAEIVGQLLRRLGERGQVLTVTHLPQVAAQGHQHLFVHKVRGSDATHTAVSKLNKSERVEEVARMLGGIDLTKESLAHAKKMVVAAKA
- the fur gene encoding ferric iron uptake transcriptional regulator, with product MVENSELRKAGLKVTLPRVKILQMLDSAEQRHMSAEDVYKALMESNEDVGLATVYRVLTQFEAAGLVVRHNFDGGHAVFELADGGHHDHMVDLDTNEVIEFTSPEIEKLQHQIAEQHGFDLVDHNLVLYIRKKK
- a CDS encoding outer membrane protein assembly factor BamE — its product is MQNTKLLLTSFTLVGLLALAGCSFPGVYKIDIQQGNVVTQDMIDQLRPGMTRRQVRFIMGNPLLTDTFHADRWDYLYSIQPGGGERQQERVSVIFNGNDQLVSLSGDFMPGVSRDEALLGKDNGTNVTAPAQEAEKPKSEVPAKPGSLLDQIQKDVDGVQTVPVPTPQPLDTAPQ
- a CDS encoding RnfH family protein, whose product is MVEIEVVYAAEDRQVLLAVTVPSGTSLRAAVQASGIAAQFPQLTLADCPLGIFGKVVADADARAVQPGDRIEIYRPLLADPKEVRRLRAVKAAMAKQRNS
- a CDS encoding type II toxin-antitoxin system RatA family toxin, whose amino-acid sequence is MTTHIQRSALLPYPAQALYDLVNDVARYPEFLPWCSAAEVLESSDEHMVASVGVAKAGMSQHFVTRNILVPGQSIEMNLQEGPFTQLHGVWVFKALTDKACKISLDLSFDYAGPIVRATLGPLFNQAANTLVDAFCQRAKQLHG
- the smpB gene encoding SsrA-binding protein SmpB → MAKQKKHPTGTIAQNKKARHDYFIEHRFEAGLVLAGWEVKSLRASKLQLVDSYVLLKDGEAWLLGSHITPLTTASTHVIADPVRTRKLLLNARELEKLAAAVQQKGYACICLSWYWSKHLVKCEIALGKGKKEYDKRDTERERDSNRELHRAVRNKGKED
- a CDS encoding FCD domain-containing protein: MGFDQVRQRRLSDDIVEQLEGMILEGTLKSGERLPAERALAEQFGVSRPSLREAIQKLAAKGLLVSRQGGGNYVADSLGSTFSDPLLHLLENNPEAQRDLLEFRQTLEASCAYYAAQRATEVDRERLTAAFEALQDCYTRVDEVSRAEEGAADARFHLAIAEASHNAVLLHTIRGLFDLLKRNVVTNIGGMYQQRTETRDMLIGQHRDLYLAIIEGRAEQAREVSTRHLLYVQEVLEEVRQEVQRVARAERRKGI
- a CDS encoding lactate permease LctP family transporter, which codes for MQTWQQLYSPLGSLGLSALAAVIPIVFFFLALAVFRLKGHVAGSITLALSILVAIFAFQMPVDMALAAAGYGFAYGLWPIAWIIVAAVFLYKLTVKSGQFEIIRSSVLSITDDQRLQVLLIGFCFGAFLEGAAGFGAPVAITAALLVGLGFNPLYAAGLCLIANTAPVAFGALGIPIIVAGQVTGIDAFKIGAMTGRQLPLLSLFVPFWLVFMMDGLRGVRETWPAALVAGLSFAVTQYFTSNFIGPELPDITSALASLIALTLFLKVWQPKRTAGAQIAGATSSAAVTASVGGFGQPRQTVASPYSLGQIFKAWSPFLILTVLVTIWTLKPFKAMFAAGGSMYSWVFNFAIPHLDQLVIKVAPIVTNPTAIPAVFKLDPISATGTAIFFSALISMLVLKIDVKTGLTTLKETFYELRWPILSIGMVLAFAFVTNYSGMSSTMALVLAGTGAAFPFFSPFLGWLGVFLTGSDTSSNALFSSLQATTAHQIGVNDVLLVAANTSGGVTGKMISPQSIAVACAATGLVGKESDLFRFTLKHSLFFATIVGLITLAQAYWFTGMLVH